One window of Polyangiaceae bacterium genomic DNA carries:
- a CDS encoding MFS transporter yields MPHVKTLDSAEQLAALTDAQTPKAPTETVAARLTLLLALSVGLTAATLYYAQPILGVLAAELGASERTIGLVPTATLLGYALGILFLAPLGDRYDRRRIILFKAVGSVVALLGAAVAPDVHTLIGASLAIGITASMTQDIVPAAATVAPEHDRGRIVGIVMTGLLLGILMSRVLSGIVAEHFGWRAVFFAAAGTIAVAALALAQGLPRFAPTTSMPYGTLLKSLVELWRRHPALRRAALAQGLLASAFAAFWSTLAVMLHGEPFHYGSAAAGAFGLAGAAGAAIAPISGRFADRRGPQFVTRVGTLVTVLSFVVMGLATFLSPQTHLGLLILATVGFDLGVQGTLIAHQTIVYSLEPAARSRINAVFVVTMFAAMSVGAAVGAMLLAAWGWLAVVAYAAVVSLAAFGLRLKAK; encoded by the coding sequence ATGCCCCACGTCAAGACCCTGGACTCCGCCGAACAGCTCGCGGCCCTCACCGACGCTCAGACGCCAAAGGCGCCTACCGAGACGGTGGCGGCGCGCCTGACGTTGCTGCTCGCGCTGTCCGTGGGCCTGACCGCCGCGACGCTCTACTACGCGCAGCCCATCCTGGGCGTGCTCGCCGCTGAGCTCGGCGCGTCGGAGCGCACCATCGGCCTGGTGCCGACGGCCACGCTGCTTGGCTACGCGTTGGGCATCCTGTTTTTAGCTCCCCTTGGGGATCGCTACGATCGGCGTCGGATCATCCTGTTCAAGGCGGTTGGTTCGGTGGTCGCGTTGCTGGGTGCCGCGGTGGCCCCCGACGTCCACACCCTGATCGGAGCGAGCCTGGCCATTGGCATCACCGCGAGCATGACCCAAGACATCGTGCCAGCGGCAGCCACGGTTGCACCCGAGCACGACCGCGGTCGCATCGTCGGCATCGTGATGACGGGCCTGTTGCTGGGCATCCTGATGTCCCGCGTACTGAGCGGTATCGTCGCCGAGCACTTCGGCTGGCGCGCGGTGTTCTTCGCGGCAGCCGGGACGATCGCGGTAGCCGCGCTCGCACTCGCTCAGGGGCTACCCCGCTTCGCGCCCACGACGAGCATGCCCTACGGCACGCTGCTCAAGTCGTTGGTGGAGTTGTGGCGTCGCCACCCAGCGCTGCGGCGCGCGGCGCTCGCCCAGGGACTCCTGGCCTCGGCGTTCGCCGCCTTCTGGTCGACGCTCGCCGTCATGCTCCACGGCGAGCCGTTTCACTACGGAAGCGCGGCCGCGGGTGCGTTCGGCCTGGCGGGCGCCGCAGGTGCTGCCATCGCGCCAATCTCTGGGCGCTTCGCCGATCGTCGCGGCCCGCAGTTCGTCACGCGCGTCGGCACGTTGGTCACGGTGCTCTCCTTCGTGGTGATGGGCCTCGCGACGTTCCTCTCCCCCCAAACCCACTTGGGCCTCTTGATCCTCGCCACCGTTGGCTTCGACCTCGGGGTGCAAGGCACGCTGATCGCGCACCAAACCATCGTCTATTCGCTCGAGCCTGCCGCGCGGAGCCGTATCAACGCCGTCTTCGTGGTCACCATGTTCGCGGCCATGTCCGTCGGCGCGGCGGTCGGCGCGATGCTGCTCGCCGCGTGGGGCTGGCTCGCCGTAGTCGCCTACGCCGCGGTCGTGTCGCTCGCGGCGTTCGGTCTGCGCCTCAAGGCGAAGTGA
- a CDS encoding LysR family transcriptional regulator, producing MTKARRAQAPTQVDRLELLETFVRIVQAGSLSAAAAQLGTTQPTISRRLQQLERVLDSQLISRSTHSMRLTEDGERCFERAKELLEGWDAFEWDLRRAGAPVSGSLRVVVPHVFGQKQLIGPLAQFMRRHPDVTIDWLLKQPSGDFVSQGIDCAIFVGEVTDPSMVAIRLAEVPRTVVASPKLLSERRMPKQPSDLSRLAWLGANGFYHRQVSMCHTKRGEKVDVPIQPRLTSNSFHALTNAAIAGLGALLISTWMVQPHLDSGELVELLPDWEPPALPVSVIYPYAAFYPARLKLFVESMREAMPAAVESETRAVRKRRK from the coding sequence ATGACCAAAGCCCGCAGAGCCCAAGCTCCGACACAGGTCGATCGCCTGGAGTTGCTGGAGACCTTCGTGCGCATCGTCCAGGCAGGTAGCCTCAGCGCCGCCGCCGCGCAGCTTGGAACGACGCAACCGACCATCTCCCGGCGGCTGCAGCAGCTCGAGCGGGTACTCGACTCGCAGTTGATTTCTCGTTCGACCCACAGCATGCGCCTCACCGAAGACGGCGAGCGCTGCTTCGAGCGCGCGAAGGAGCTGCTCGAAGGGTGGGACGCGTTCGAGTGGGATTTGCGCCGGGCGGGGGCACCCGTCAGCGGCTCGCTGCGCGTCGTGGTGCCTCACGTGTTTGGGCAGAAGCAGCTGATTGGCCCGCTGGCGCAGTTCATGCGGCGGCACCCCGACGTGACCATCGACTGGCTGCTCAAGCAGCCGAGCGGCGACTTCGTTTCCCAGGGGATCGACTGCGCGATCTTCGTCGGCGAAGTCACGGACCCGTCCATGGTCGCCATTCGCTTGGCTGAGGTGCCGAGGACCGTGGTTGCGTCACCCAAGTTGCTATCCGAGCGGCGTATGCCCAAGCAGCCGAGTGATCTGAGCCGCTTGGCATGGCTCGGCGCCAACGGCTTCTACCACCGGCAGGTAAGCATGTGTCACACGAAGCGCGGTGAGAAGGTCGACGTCCCGATCCAGCCGCGCCTCACCTCCAACAGCTTCCACGCGCTGACGAACGCGGCCATCGCTGGCTTGGGAGCCCTATTGATTTCCACGTGGATGGTCCAGCCCCATCTCGACAGCGGGGAGCTAGTGGAGCTACTCCCTGACTGGGAGCCACCGGCGCTGCCGGTGAGCGTGATCTATCCCTACGCCGCGTTCTACCCGGCGCGCCTCAAGCTGTTCGTGGAGTCCATGCGCGAGGCGATGCCTGCCGCGGTGGAGTCTGAGACGCGAGCGGTCCGGAAACGGCGCAAGTAG
- a CDS encoding sigma-70 family RNA polymerase sigma factor — MTPELHRAEPRLLLTSAGESSLELENRSHSLGEDADFSLPLNEEVRRTLVENHQVFLAFLQRRVGRREVAEDILQEAFARSIQRADSIRDAEAIVPWFYRVLKNAAIDHFRRMKTRDRAFSAFAEELARTDVPDQELIDEVCGCVGRLVETLKPEYADALRGLELQGLSITEFAEARGITKSNAAVRAFRAREALRRQLERSCGTCAEHGCFHCTCDVKAGCH, encoded by the coding sequence ATGACACCAGAACTGCATCGCGCCGAACCACGCTTGCTCCTAACATCAGCTGGAGAGAGTTCTCTCGAACTCGAGAACAGGAGCCACAGCTTGGGCGAAGACGCCGATTTCAGCCTACCCCTGAACGAAGAAGTGCGTCGCACGCTGGTCGAAAACCACCAGGTCTTCCTGGCCTTCTTACAGCGGCGCGTCGGGCGACGCGAAGTGGCCGAGGACATCCTCCAGGAAGCGTTCGCGCGCAGCATCCAGCGCGCCGACAGCATCCGAGATGCTGAAGCGATCGTGCCTTGGTTCTATCGGGTGCTGAAGAACGCGGCCATCGACCACTTTCGGCGCATGAAAACCCGTGACCGCGCCTTCAGCGCATTCGCCGAGGAACTCGCGCGTACGGACGTTCCGGACCAGGAGCTGATCGACGAGGTGTGCGGCTGCGTGGGCCGCCTAGTGGAGACGCTCAAGCCCGAGTACGCCGACGCGCTTCGGGGTCTCGAACTCCAGGGACTATCGATCACGGAGTTCGCAGAAGCGCGAGGCATCACGAAGAGCAACGCGGCGGTGCGCGCCTTCCGCGCCCGTGAGGCGCTGCGTCGCCAGCTGGAGCGATCCTGCGGCACCTGCGCCGAACACGGGTGCTTCCATTGCACCTGTGACGTCAAAGCGGGCTGCCACTAG
- a CDS encoding sigma-70 family RNA polymerase sigma factor has protein sequence MTTQSDPQLDRFIRSAYAAPRLDRAQEAALFAQWRAHDDQSALDELLAAHLRYVVAIALKYRRYGVPLSELVAEGNLGLVHATHKFSTEHGTRLITYASHWIRAFMLNHVTRNWSIVRSGNGALNTKLFFKLRRERAKLVALLGDGDAVDVALAARLQMDPTLVQTMLGQLLQRDVSLDAPLFAEEDATRLDGLASPDASAEGQLMSYQTGALQREVVHEALGCLDPRERLVVEERLMASPEDELSLADLARHFGVSRERARQLEARAKIKLRTRIETLMRERAALDWPLAQAA, from the coding sequence ATGACGACGCAATCTGACCCCCAGCTCGACCGTTTCATTCGCTCGGCGTATGCCGCACCCCGACTCGACCGCGCCCAAGAGGCGGCGCTATTCGCCCAGTGGCGCGCCCACGACGATCAGTCCGCGCTCGACGAGCTGCTAGCCGCTCATCTCCGCTATGTGGTCGCCATCGCGCTGAAGTACCGGCGCTACGGGGTGCCGCTCTCCGAGCTCGTGGCCGAAGGCAACCTCGGCCTCGTGCACGCGACCCACAAGTTCAGCACGGAGCACGGCACGCGCCTGATCACCTACGCGAGCCACTGGATCCGCGCCTTCATGCTGAACCACGTGACGCGCAACTGGTCCATCGTGCGCTCCGGCAACGGTGCCTTGAACACCAAGCTCTTCTTCAAGCTACGTCGCGAACGCGCCAAGTTGGTCGCCCTGCTGGGGGATGGAGACGCGGTGGACGTCGCGCTGGCGGCGCGACTGCAGATGGATCCGACACTGGTCCAGACCATGCTCGGGCAGCTGCTGCAGCGCGATGTTTCGCTGGACGCGCCGCTCTTCGCCGAAGAGGACGCCACCCGCTTGGACGGTCTCGCGTCCCCTGACGCATCCGCAGAGGGTCAGCTAATGAGTTACCAAACCGGCGCACTGCAACGGGAAGTGGTGCATGAGGCGCTTGGCTGCCTCGACCCACGAGAGCGGCTGGTTGTCGAAGAACGACTGATGGCTTCTCCGGAGGACGAGCTGTCTCTGGCGGACTTGGCGAGGCACTTCGGTGTGAGTCGAGAGCGCGCCCGTCAGTTGGAGGCGCGAGCCAAAATCAAGCTTCGAACCCGCATCGAGACGCTCATGCGCGAGCGCGCCGCATTGGATTGGCCCCTGGCTCAAGCCGCTTAG
- a CDS encoding methyltransferase domain-containing protein has protein sequence MSHQMFDQAAADAYDERFKKLAVFRDALQLVTRLALTELPEQAHVLIVGAGTGLELLYLAKAFPSWHFTAVEPSEPMLNHCKARCEAAGIGSRCSFHHGTTGTLEDQGPFDGATALLVSQFLVDPEARTGFFREIAQRLKPGAPLVSADLSHPPGDELTELWRRAWIYNDTTAENVERMLQSIGQHVAVAPPEVVEAHLTAAGFSAPTRCFQTLWIHGWMSRA, from the coding sequence ATGTCTCACCAGATGTTCGACCAAGCCGCGGCCGATGCCTACGACGAGCGCTTCAAGAAGCTGGCCGTGTTCCGGGACGCGCTGCAGCTCGTCACACGCCTGGCATTGACGGAGCTTCCGGAGCAGGCCCACGTCTTGATCGTGGGGGCCGGTACAGGCCTCGAGCTGTTGTACCTTGCCAAGGCGTTCCCGAGCTGGCACTTCACTGCGGTTGAACCGTCGGAGCCGATGCTGAATCACTGCAAGGCGCGCTGCGAAGCCGCCGGCATCGGCTCGCGTTGTTCGTTTCACCACGGAACCACTGGCACCCTGGAAGACCAAGGACCATTCGATGGCGCTACGGCGCTCCTGGTTTCCCAGTTTCTGGTCGACCCCGAAGCGCGCACCGGGTTCTTTCGGGAGATTGCTCAGCGCCTGAAGCCCGGCGCACCGCTCGTGTCTGCGGACCTTTCGCACCCACCAGGCGACGAACTCACGGAGCTGTGGCGCCGCGCCTGGATCTACAACGACACCACGGCTGAAAACGTGGAGCGCATGCTGCAGTCCATTGGACAGCACGTTGCCGTGGCGCCCCCAGAGGTCGTAGAGGCGCACCTGACCGCCGCTGGCTTCAGCGCGCCCACGCGCTGCTTTCAAACGCTGTGGATCCACGGCTGGATGTCGCGCGCCTAG
- a CDS encoding superoxide dismutase family protein, producing MKLKLNYLTLAAVLGLVACDKPDPTPTQVPAEPERTNGAETTPEDRASTKAEMNHAAPKSDEAKAQEAKEADEEAGDREAEAEFASVPNMKVAGEAELHETKSGSVEIEVEISGAPVGKKGLHIHQADNCSDIAGMSMGSHFAPKGEAHGLPTASEHHLGDLGNITIAEDGKGKLKITIPNANLNPKDPNSFIGKAIVLHEADDKGTGKSGDAGKPIACAPIKAG from the coding sequence ATGAAATTGAAGCTGAATTACCTGACGTTGGCGGCGGTGCTCGGGCTCGTCGCGTGTGACAAGCCAGACCCCACGCCGACTCAGGTGCCTGCTGAACCCGAGCGCACCAACGGCGCCGAGACGACGCCTGAAGACCGCGCTTCGACCAAGGCAGAGATGAACCACGCGGCGCCGAAGTCTGACGAAGCAAAGGCGCAAGAGGCGAAAGAAGCCGATGAAGAAGCTGGCGACCGCGAAGCGGAGGCCGAGTTCGCGTCGGTTCCGAACATGAAAGTCGCTGGCGAGGCGGAGCTCCACGAGACCAAGAGCGGTTCGGTGGAAATCGAGGTGGAGATCTCCGGCGCTCCGGTCGGCAAGAAGGGGCTGCACATCCACCAAGCGGACAACTGCAGCGACATCGCGGGCATGAGCATGGGCAGCCACTTCGCGCCGAAGGGCGAGGCGCACGGGCTACCCACAGCCAGCGAACATCATCTGGGTGACCTCGGCAACATCACCATCGCAGAGGACGGCAAGGGCAAGCTGAAGATCACGATCCCCAACGCGAACCTAAACCCCAAGGATCCGAATAGCTTCATCGGCAAGGCGATCGTCTTGCACGAAGCCGACGACAAGGGGACGGGTAAGAGCGGGGACGCCGGCAAGCCGATCGCTTGTGCACCGATCAAGGCCGGCTGA
- a CDS encoding peroxiredoxin, protein MIAVGDKAPDFDLSAGDGKTVKLSDFAGKKSVVLFFYPKDGTPGCTAEACSFRDAYDVFAEAGAEVVGISADSAESHTSFSAKHNLPMTLLSDPDGAARKSYGIRSTLGIMPGRATFVIDKQGVVRHAFSSQLRVGKHVNDALEVVKSLS, encoded by the coding sequence ATGATTGCAGTTGGAGACAAGGCCCCCGATTTCGACCTCAGCGCTGGCGACGGCAAGACCGTCAAGCTCTCGGACTTCGCGGGCAAGAAGTCGGTCGTGCTGTTCTTCTACCCCAAGGACGGCACGCCGGGTTGCACCGCTGAGGCGTGCAGCTTCCGCGATGCGTACGACGTCTTCGCCGAAGCGGGCGCCGAAGTCGTTGGCATCAGCGCCGACTCCGCCGAGAGCCACACGAGCTTCAGCGCCAAGCACAACTTGCCCATGACGTTGCTCAGCGACCCCGACGGTGCCGCGCGGAAGAGCTACGGCATCCGCTCGACCTTGGGTATCATGCCCGGACGCGCGACGTTTGTCATCGACAAGCAAGGCGTCGTGCGCCACGCCTTTTCCTCGCAGCTGCGAGTGGGCAAGCACGTCAACGACGCCTTGGAAGTCGTGAAGTCGCTGAGCTGA
- a CDS encoding sigma-70 family RNA polymerase sigma factor, whose translation MHPEDRVLVEQLVARDASAFRELVTELHMRLVRVVRRIVSDESAAEDVVQETWRRVVASIHTFDGRSRLSTWITGIAINRARTRRAADKRRVELEQEAHGALDDGFLLGQWREPPGHWGQGDPEDSLREKQLLELVETCLEELPERQRMVLVLRDIEGFDGPTAAQMLDLSEENQRVLLHRGRARLRTAVDRRLKAAEKAEKAPRS comes from the coding sequence ATGCACCCAGAAGATCGCGTCCTCGTCGAACAACTGGTCGCGCGCGATGCGAGCGCATTCCGTGAACTAGTCACTGAGCTTCATATGCGCCTCGTGCGCGTCGTACGGCGTATCGTCAGTGATGAATCCGCAGCCGAAGATGTGGTGCAAGAGACGTGGCGGCGCGTCGTGGCGAGCATCCACACCTTCGACGGGCGGAGTCGCCTTTCCACGTGGATCACGGGCATCGCGATCAACCGCGCCCGCACCCGACGCGCCGCGGACAAACGTCGCGTCGAGCTGGAGCAAGAGGCTCACGGCGCTCTAGACGACGGCTTCTTGCTCGGTCAGTGGCGCGAACCGCCTGGTCACTGGGGTCAGGGCGATCCCGAAGATTCGCTGCGAGAGAAGCAACTGCTCGAGCTCGTCGAGACTTGCCTCGAAGAGCTGCCCGAGCGGCAACGCATGGTTCTGGTGTTACGCGACATCGAAGGCTTCGACGGCCCGACGGCCGCTCAGATGCTCGACCTCAGCGAAGAGAACCAACGGGTGCTGCTGCATCGCGGCCGAGCAAGGCTGCGCACCGCGGTAGACCGGAGGCTAAAGGCAGCTGAAAAGGCCGAAAAAGCGCCTCGTTCGTAG
- a CDS encoding anti-sigma factor: protein MVFTCSQLARSWGDIQDGQASAYTRRAADFHLAICARCRRYVAQLERLQGTLKSLKPDVDTPSEESLEHALGALMEAPADVPDPSEG, encoded by the coding sequence ATGGTCTTCACCTGTTCTCAGCTGGCGCGCTCTTGGGGTGACATCCAAGACGGTCAGGCGTCCGCGTACACGCGGCGCGCGGCGGACTTCCACCTCGCGATTTGCGCCCGCTGCCGTCGCTACGTGGCGCAACTCGAGCGCCTGCAAGGAACATTGAAGAGCCTGAAGCCAGACGTGGATACACCCTCGGAGGAAAGCCTGGAACACGCGCTCGGCGCGCTCATGGAAGCGCCTGCCGACGTCCCGGATCCATCCGAAGGGTGA
- a CDS encoding PilZ domain-containing protein, with amino-acid sequence MRSGVYRKQRRHTLTPIASPIDGRVLGDGRDDHCFIERVSVGGAFVLAQHIPEYGEVVTLRFGSGAQAFQVSGWVRWVEHNGFGVQFGATGARETARLAQILLAAWAFQHISAGHLRLATVP; translated from the coding sequence ATGCGATCAGGAGTCTATCGAAAGCAGCGACGCCACACCCTTACCCCCATCGCCTCGCCCATCGATGGTCGAGTGCTGGGAGACGGTCGCGACGACCACTGCTTCATCGAGAGGGTTAGCGTTGGAGGCGCCTTCGTGCTCGCCCAGCACATTCCAGAATACGGCGAGGTCGTAACCCTGCGCTTTGGCTCGGGGGCGCAAGCCTTCCAAGTCAGCGGCTGGGTGCGCTGGGTGGAGCACAACGGCTTTGGCGTGCAGTTCGGCGCGACAGGAGCGCGTGAAACCGCTCGCCTTGCCCAAATCCTGCTGGCCGCATGGGCGTTCCAGCACATTTCCGCCGGGCATTTACGCCTGGCGACGGTTCCCTAG
- a CDS encoding PilZ domain-containing protein, whose amino-acid sequence MRSGVYRKQPRRALTPIASPINGRVLGEGRDDHCFIEKVSVGGAFVRAQHVPEYGEVVTLRFGSGAEAFQVSGWVRWIEHNGFGLQFGVTGARETARLAQLVLAA is encoded by the coding sequence ATGCGATCAGGAGTCTATCGAAAGCAGCCACGCCGCGCCCTCACCCCCATCGCCTCACCCATCAACGGCCGAGTACTTGGAGAAGGTCGCGACGACCACTGCTTCATCGAGAAGGTCAGCGTCGGAGGCGCCTTCGTGCGCGCCCAGCACGTGCCAGAGTACGGCGAAGTGGTGACCCTGCGCTTCGGCTCTGGGGCTGAAGCCTTCCAGGTCAGCGGCTGGGTGCGCTGGATCGAGCACAACGGGTTCGGCCTCCAGTTCGGCGTGACTGGCGCACGTGAGACGGCGCGTCTCGCGCAGCTTGTGCTCGCGGCCTAA
- a CDS encoding VWA domain-containing protein, translating into MGGGRMQLSWLGILGLLLLCAGSASGQGRTDKPTLDPSSWSKGFRKLPAAVMTDPGELPRLEVVDSEKTKAKAEQQRAQVPLKHTHVSAKITEFVAEVEVRQTYENSATNPIEVLYVFPLPENSAVNHMHMQIGEREINAEIKKRDEARRTYEKAKKQGHTAALLEQERPNVFTQSVANIPPKSKIEVVVRYVQDLSYDAGWYEFVFPMVVGPRYMPGEALSGPQSGSGTRADTTRVPDASRISPPYVGQGTRSGHDISLEVVANAGQPLTDIDIPTHQVVKQTLSGGALKVALKDQASVPNRDFVFRYRVADNRPRATLFTTNDSGPGYFSLVIQPPGVDVDSLVGRRELIFVVDVSGSMSGLPLSLCRDAIHDALGGLRPMDTFNVITFASGTKRLFESARPVNSATLQQAANFVSDLRAGGGTEMAKAIDAALAPRMTPGRHRYVFFLTDGFVGNEAELIEKGKRFTQAATSKDTNARVFTMGVGSSPNRHLIDGLSKAGRGVPTYVSSREDPLGAVNRFYHVIDQAILTDLHINWGGMDPRRVTPNQVPDLFASHALAVHGEYTKPPSSPLKISARAGKQAYEIQVVQKDPGLGDRSKLVLGSIWARGQINDFEELLRSGQSRGEAEAGITKLGLEFNLVTRYTSFVAVDKSRVVEGKPNTLMQPLDGPEGVDLAKAGETSAGYGYEFQDDPMSSPSAGGSDDDTIRSAQLYSVQSLRGCGCQLPGSGSTHSAWAFAVGLILAGLRRIRRFPRRRRGER; encoded by the coding sequence ATGGGTGGCGGGCGAATGCAGCTGAGTTGGCTGGGGATTTTGGGGCTGTTGCTGCTGTGCGCTGGGAGCGCGAGCGGACAGGGCCGGACAGACAAACCGACCCTCGACCCCTCGAGTTGGTCCAAGGGCTTCCGCAAGCTACCCGCCGCGGTGATGACCGATCCCGGAGAGCTGCCGCGGCTCGAAGTCGTGGACAGCGAAAAGACGAAGGCCAAGGCGGAGCAGCAGCGCGCGCAAGTCCCGCTGAAGCACACGCACGTTTCCGCGAAGATCACGGAATTCGTCGCCGAGGTCGAGGTGCGGCAAACCTACGAGAACAGCGCCACGAACCCCATCGAAGTGCTGTACGTGTTTCCCCTGCCGGAGAACAGCGCCGTCAACCACATGCACATGCAGATCGGCGAGCGGGAAATCAACGCGGAAATCAAGAAGCGCGATGAAGCGCGGCGCACCTACGAAAAGGCCAAGAAGCAGGGCCACACCGCGGCCCTCCTCGAGCAGGAGCGGCCGAACGTCTTCACCCAGAGCGTCGCCAACATCCCCCCGAAGTCGAAGATCGAAGTCGTCGTGCGCTATGTGCAAGACCTGAGCTACGACGCCGGCTGGTACGAGTTCGTGTTTCCGATGGTCGTCGGTCCCCGTTACATGCCCGGCGAGGCGCTGAGCGGACCGCAGTCGGGATCCGGTACCCGCGCGGATACGACCCGCGTCCCCGATGCATCACGCATTTCACCGCCCTACGTCGGTCAAGGCACGCGGAGCGGACACGACATCTCGCTGGAAGTCGTCGCCAACGCCGGCCAGCCGCTCACCGACATCGACATTCCAACCCACCAGGTGGTCAAGCAGACGTTGAGCGGCGGCGCGTTGAAGGTCGCGCTGAAGGATCAAGCGAGCGTCCCCAACCGCGACTTCGTCTTCCGCTACCGTGTGGCAGACAACCGTCCCCGCGCCACGCTGTTCACGACGAATGACAGCGGGCCAGGCTACTTCTCGCTGGTGATCCAGCCGCCCGGAGTGGACGTGGACTCCCTGGTGGGCCGTCGTGAGTTGATCTTCGTGGTGGACGTTTCCGGGTCGATGAGCGGCTTGCCTCTGAGCCTGTGCCGCGACGCGATTCACGACGCCCTCGGCGGTCTGCGCCCGATGGACACCTTCAACGTGATCACGTTCGCTTCGGGGACGAAGCGCCTGTTCGAGAGCGCGCGCCCCGTGAACTCCGCCACACTACAACAGGCAGCGAACTTCGTGAGCGATCTGCGCGCCGGTGGTGGCACGGAAATGGCGAAGGCGATCGACGCTGCTCTGGCGCCACGCATGACGCCGGGGCGACACCGTTACGTGTTCTTTCTGACGGATGGCTTCGTCGGGAACGAAGCCGAGCTGATCGAGAAGGGCAAGCGCTTCACTCAAGCCGCGACGAGCAAAGACACCAACGCACGGGTTTTCACGATGGGCGTTGGCTCTTCGCCCAACCGTCACCTGATCGATGGCTTGAGCAAGGCTGGGCGCGGCGTCCCCACCTACGTGAGCTCCCGCGAGGATCCCCTCGGCGCGGTGAATCGCTTCTACCACGTCATCGATCAGGCGATCCTCACGGATCTACACATCAACTGGGGCGGCATGGACCCCCGGCGCGTCACGCCGAACCAAGTGCCCGATCTCTTCGCGAGCCACGCCCTCGCGGTGCATGGCGAATACACGAAGCCACCGAGTAGCCCGCTCAAGATTTCCGCGCGGGCCGGCAAACAAGCCTACGAGATCCAGGTCGTTCAGAAGGACCCCGGGCTCGGCGATCGCTCGAAGCTCGTGCTCGGCTCGATCTGGGCGCGCGGGCAGATCAACGACTTCGAAGAGCTGTTGCGTTCAGGCCAGAGCCGCGGCGAAGCGGAAGCAGGCATCACCAAGCTTGGACTCGAGTTCAACCTGGTCACGCGCTACACGAGCTTCGTCGCCGTCGACAAATCGCGGGTAGTCGAAGGCAAGCCGAACACGCTGATGCAGCCCCTCGATGGCCCTGAAGGGGTCGACCTCGCAAAGGCGGGTGAGACGTCCGCAGGCTACGGCTACGAGTTCCAGGACGATCCCATGAGCAGCCCATCGGCGGGCGGTTCGGACGACGACACGATCCGTTCGGCTCAACTCTATTCAGTCCAATCGCTACGCGGCTGCGGCTGTCAGCTCCCCGGTAGCGGTTCGACCCACTCGGCGTGGGCCTTCGCAGTCGGGCTGATTTTGGCTGGATTGCGGCGCATCCGGAGATTCCCGCGGCGGCGACGCGGAGAGAGGTAG
- a CDS encoding dodecin domain-containing protein — MNAALNCIEISGESDSSFEDAIRAGISRAVDTIHGIEEAWLENQQLLIHEGKVSGFRVTMKLSVAS; from the coding sequence ATGAACGCAGCATTGAACTGTATCGAGATCTCCGGGGAGTCCGACTCCAGCTTCGAGGACGCGATCCGCGCAGGGATCAGCCGCGCGGTGGACACAATCCACGGCATCGAAGAGGCGTGGCTCGAGAATCAGCAGCTGCTGATCCACGAAGGCAAAGTGTCTGGCTTCCGCGTGACGATGAAGCTCAGCGTAGCCAGCTAG
- a CDS encoding DUF2750 domain-containing protein: protein MTLQDVATSLENYERFLTRVVEYDRVWALRGESGFETCESNEFEECSVLLFWSDAAYARRAAKKDFPEATPESISLFDFLFRWLPGMDEDGVLVGPNYTTDLCGLEVEPADVQGELWSRLSDERRADFEGHLERDE, encoded by the coding sequence GTGACGCTCCAAGACGTAGCGACCTCGCTCGAGAACTATGAGCGCTTTCTGACCCGAGTCGTCGAGTACGACCGCGTTTGGGCGCTGCGTGGTGAAAGCGGCTTCGAGACGTGTGAGTCGAACGAGTTTGAGGAATGCAGCGTGTTGCTCTTCTGGTCGGACGCGGCCTACGCACGGCGCGCGGCGAAGAAAGATTTCCCTGAGGCAACTCCAGAGTCGATCTCGCTGTTCGATTTTCTGTTTCGTTGGCTTCCTGGGATGGATGAGGACGGTGTTCTTGTCGGACCGAATTACACAACGGATCTGTGTGGACTCGAAGTGGAGCCTGCTGACGTTCAAGGAGAACTCTGGTCCCGCTTGTCCGACGAACGGCGCGCGGACTTCGAGGGGCACCTGGAGCGTGATGAGTGA